From a region of the Sphingopyxis sp. YR583 genome:
- a CDS encoding alpha/beta hydrolase — protein sequence MDTRHLVDREIAPIIDLFPRVDLDAAPIAQIRAKAAETYSILPPPVIAPERLVVPSIHGGPDIPVFLYRPSAKRAGGGAILHIHGGGMVMGSIEQMQAGPAALAAAAGVPVASVEYRLAPEHPFPAPQEDCHSALTWLAGQADALGFDANRIVVAGESAGGGLAAALAIMARDLGGPAIAGQLLTYPMLDHRTGSDACPYNNPTTGEFIWTRASNRFGWRALQGDYKADDARRGWFSPSLVEDLSNLPPAYIATGSLDLFFDENLDYARRLVAAGVPIDLHSYAGAIHAFNAIPDAALSQRFNGGLLAAAAAMTGPTDG from the coding sequence ATGGACACCCGCCACCTCGTCGATCGCGAGATCGCGCCGATCATCGACCTGTTTCCACGGGTCGACCTGGACGCGGCGCCGATCGCGCAGATTCGTGCCAAGGCGGCGGAGACCTATTCGATCCTGCCGCCGCCGGTGATTGCGCCCGAGAGGCTGGTCGTGCCGTCGATCCATGGCGGGCCCGATATCCCGGTGTTCCTCTATCGCCCGTCCGCGAAGCGCGCTGGCGGCGGCGCCATCCTGCATATCCATGGTGGCGGCATGGTGATGGGATCGATCGAGCAGATGCAGGCCGGGCCTGCGGCGCTGGCGGCTGCGGCGGGCGTACCGGTCGCATCGGTCGAATATCGCCTTGCCCCCGAACACCCCTTCCCTGCCCCCCAAGAGGATTGCCATTCCGCGCTGACGTGGCTCGCAGGACAGGCTGATGCGCTGGGCTTCGACGCGAACCGGATTGTCGTCGCGGGCGAGAGCGCGGGCGGCGGGCTGGCCGCCGCGCTCGCGATCATGGCGCGAGACCTCGGCGGTCCGGCGATCGCGGGACAGCTCCTGACCTATCCGATGCTCGATCATCGGACCGGCAGCGATGCCTGTCCGTACAATAATCCGACGACTGGCGAGTTCATCTGGACGCGCGCGAGCAATCGCTTCGGCTGGCGCGCGCTGCAGGGCGATTACAAGGCCGACGATGCCCGGCGCGGCTGGTTTTCGCCCAGCCTTGTCGAGGATCTGTCGAACCTGCCCCCCGCCTATATCGCGACCGGCAGCCTCGACCTCTTCTTCGACGAGAATCTCGACTATGCGCGGCGTCTTGTCGCGGCGGGGGTGCCGATTGATCTGCACAGCTATGCCGGGGCGATCCATGCCTTCAACGCCATCCCGGACGCCGCGCTGTCACAGCGCTTCAACGGTGGATTGTTGGCGGCCGCTGC